In Mycteria americana isolate JAX WOST 10 ecotype Jacksonville Zoo and Gardens chromosome 3, USCA_MyAme_1.0, whole genome shotgun sequence, a single genomic region encodes these proteins:
- the GTPBP2 gene encoding GTP-binding protein 2 isoform X1 — protein sequence MDSRVSELFGGCCRPAGGGAGGALRGRGGAAPGGGGSKAKKKNGRSRGGKANNPPYLPPEAEDGNIEYKLKLVNPSQYRFEHLVTQMKWRLQEGRGEAVYQIGVEDNGLLVGLSEEEMRASLKTLRRMAEKVGADITVLREREVDYDSDVPRKITEVLVRKVPDNQQFLDLRVAVLGNVDSGKSTLLGVLTQGELDNGRGRARLNLFRHLHEIQSGRTSSISFEILGFNSKGEVVNYSDSRTAEEICESSSKMITFIDLAGHHKYLKTTIFGLTSYCPDFAMLVVSANTGIAGTTREHLGLAMALKVPFFIVVSKVDLCSKATVERTVKQLERILKQPGCNKLPLLVNSDDDAVTAAQQFAQSPNITPIFTLSSVSGENLDLLKVFLNILPPLTNSKEQEELMQQLTEFQVDEIYTVPEVGTVVGGTLSSSGICREGENLVVGPTDDGKFLRLKVCSIQRNRSACRVLRAGQAATLALGPFDRSLLRKGMVMVSPEMNPTICSVFEAEIVLLFHATTFRKGFQVTVHVGNVRQTAIVEKIHGKDKLRTGEKAVVCFRFIKHPEYLKIGAKLLFREGVTKGIGHVTDLQAITTKENGLEESLGPGQLSF from the exons aTGGACTCACGGGTGTCGGAGCTGTTcgggggctgctgccggccggcgggcggtggggcgggcggggcgctgcgcgggcgcgggggggccgcgcccggcggcggcggctcgaaGGCGAAGAAGAAGAACGGGCGGAGCCGGGGGGGAAAGGCCAACAACCCGCCGTACCTGCCGCCCGAG GCAGAAGATGGGAACATCGAGTACAAG CTAAAGCTAGTGAATCCCTCACAATATCGCTTTGAGCACCTGGTGACACAGATGAAATGGCGACTACAGGAAGGCCGAGGTGAGGCCGTCTATCAGATCGGCGTGGAGGACAACGGGCTGCTGGTGGGCCTCTCAGAGGAGGAGATGCGTGCCTCGCTCAAGACACTGCGCCGTATGGCAGAGAA GGTTGGGGCTGACATTACGGTGCTGCGGGAGAGGGAGGTTGATTACGACAGCGACGTTCCAAGGAAGATAACGGAGGTGCTTGTCCGAAAGGTGCCTGACAACCAGCAG TTCTTAGACCTGCGAGTAGCTGTGCTGGGGAATGTGGACTCGGGGAAGTCAACCCTGTTGGGTGTCCTAACACAAGGAGAGCTGGACAATGGGCGGGGCAGAGCACGCCTCAACCTCTTCCGGCATCTCCATGAAATCCAGTCAGGAAGAACCTCAAGCATCAGCTTTGAGATCCTCGGCTTCAACAGCAAAGGAGAG GTGGTAAATTACAGTGACTCCCGAACAGCAGAAGAGATCTGTGAGAGTTCTTCCAAAATGATCACTTTCATTGACCTGGCTGGCCACCACAAGTATCTGAAAACAACCATCTTCGGCCTCACCAGCTACTGCCCAGACTTTGCTATGCTGGTGGTTAGCGCCAACACTGGCATTG CAGGCACAACGCGAGAGCACTTGGGCTTGGCCATGGCCCTCAAGGTCCCCTTCTTCATTGTCGTCAGCAAAGTTGACTTGTGTTCGAAAGCCACCGTGGAACGGACAGTGAAGCAGCTGGAGCGAATCTTGAAGCAGCCAGGCTGCAACAAGCTCCCCCTGCTTGTGAACTCAGATGACGACGCTgttacagcagcacagcagtttGCACAGTCTCCCAA CATCACCCCGATCTTCACACTATCCAGTGTTTCTGGGGAGAACCTGGATCTCTTAAAAGTCTTCCTCAACATCCTCCCTCCACTGACCAACAGTAAAGAGCAGGAAGAACTGATGCAGCAACTCACAGAGTTTCAG GTTGATGAAATTTATACTGTGCCAGAGGTGGGGACTGTTGTGGGAGGAACTCTGTCGAG CAGTGGGATCTGCCGAGAAGGGGAGAACCTGGTGGTTGGTCCCACTGACGACGGGAAGTTCCTCCGGCTGAAAGTGTGCAGTATCCAACGCAACCGCTCTGCCTGCCGTGTGCTGCGGGCTGGGCAGGCGGCCACACTGGCCCTCGGACCCTTCGACCGCTCCCTGCTGCGCAAG GGCATGGTCATGGTGAGCCCAGAAATGAACCCTACCATCTGCTCAGTGTTTGAAGCCGAGATCGTGCTGTTGTTCCATGCCACAACTTTCCGGAAAGGGTTTCAGGTGACGGTGCATGTGGGGAACGTGCGACAGACTGCTATCGTGGAGAAGATCCACGGAAAG gACAAGCTGCGGACAGGAGAGAAGGCAGTCGTCTGTTTCAGGTTCATCAAGCATCCTGAATACTTGAAGATCGGAGCTAAGCTGCTTTTCCGTGAAGGAGTCACCAAAGGCATTGGGCATGTCACTGACCTCCAAGCCATCACCACCAAAGAAAACGGCCTGGAGGAGTCCCTGGGGCCCGGACAGCTGAGCTTCTGA
- the MAD2L1BP gene encoding MAD2L1-binding protein, whose amino-acid sequence MAAPGVAVASAPARATSPPSPLLITEAPPALDRGGGMRSRRSGPAAAACPSVSVVFPGAVSRESCCRFACELLKHVLHQRHQLPLPYEQLTYFCRRAAQDGDVIKKPPSMDLASKKCQQALMELEGVLQHLEVMFSLTLVPRVLILLGGNVMSPKELYELNLEGICEGSAEESLKTASCVRKLFHSLFVADVFSELKALPVMGTVVMLQGHRDCGVDWFRPKLNYKVPTRGKKLTVNLSCDGDINISASPPQHMTSAWEDYVWFQAPVTLKGFHE is encoded by the exons ATGGCGGCTCCTGGAGTTGCGGTAGCTTCTGCTCCCGCCCGAGCGacctctcccccatccccgctCCTTATAACTGAGGCGCCGCCAGCCCTGGATCGTGGTGGCGGCATGAGGTCTCGGCGgagcgggccggcggcggcggcctgccCCTCGGTGTCCGTGGTGTTCCCGGGCGCTGTGAGCCGGGAGAGCTGCTGCCGCTTCGCCTGCGAGCTCCTCAAGCACGTCCTGCACCAGCGGCACCAGCTCCCGCTGCCCTATGAGCAGCTCACCTACTTCTGCCGGCGGGCGGCGCAG gatgGAGATGTGATTAAGAAGCCACCCTCCATGGACCTGGCAAGCAAGAAGTGCCAGCAGGCGCTGATGGAGCTGGAGGGAGTGCTCCAGCACTTGGAAGTAATGTTTAGTTTGACACTGGTTCCTCGGGTTCTTATTCTACTTGGAGGCAATGTCATGAGCCCCAAGGAGCTCTATGAGCTCAACTTGGAGGGTATCTGTGAGGGCAGTGCTGAGGAGAGCCTGAAAACTGCATCCTGTGTTCGCAAGCTCTTTCATTCACTCTTCGTTGCGGATGTCTTCAGTGAACTTAAGGCTCTCCCTGTCATGGGCACTGTTGTTATGCTCCAAGGACACCGCGATTGTGGTGTTGATTGGTTCCGGCCCAAGCTCAACTATAAAGTGCCAACCCGAGGGAAGAAACTAACTGTTAACTTGTCCTGTGATGGAGACATCAACATAAGTGCCTCGCCTCCTCAACATATGACTTCTGCTTGGGAGGACTATGTCTGGTTTCAAGCACCAGTGACGCTCAAAGGCTTTCATGAATGA
- the GTPBP2 gene encoding GTP-binding protein 2 isoform X2, protein MDSRVSELFGGCCRPAGGGAGGALRGRGGAAPGGGGSKAKKKNGRSRGGKANNPPYLPPEAEDGNIEYKLKLVNPSQYRFEHLVTQMKWRLQEGRGEAVYQIGVEDNGLLVGLSEEEMRASLKTLRRMAEKVGADITVLREREVDYDSDVPRKITEVLVRKVPDNQQFLDLRVAVLGNVDSGKSTLLGVLTQGELDNGRGRARLNLFRHLHEIQSGRTSSISFEILGFNSKGEVVNYSDSRTAEEICESSSKMITFIDLAGHHKYLKTTIFGLTSYCPDFAMLVVSANTGIAGTTREHLGLAMALKVPFFIVVSKVDLCSKATVERTVKQLERILKQPGCNKLPLLVNSDDDAVTAAQQFAQSPNITPIFTLSSVSGENLDLLKVFLNILPPLTNSKEQEELMQQLTEFQVDEIYTVPEVGTVVGGTLSSGICREGENLVVGPTDDGKFLRLKVCSIQRNRSACRVLRAGQAATLALGPFDRSLLRKGMVMVSPEMNPTICSVFEAEIVLLFHATTFRKGFQVTVHVGNVRQTAIVEKIHGKDKLRTGEKAVVCFRFIKHPEYLKIGAKLLFREGVTKGIGHVTDLQAITTKENGLEESLGPGQLSF, encoded by the exons aTGGACTCACGGGTGTCGGAGCTGTTcgggggctgctgccggccggcgggcggtggggcgggcggggcgctgcgcgggcgcgggggggccgcgcccggcggcggcggctcgaaGGCGAAGAAGAAGAACGGGCGGAGCCGGGGGGGAAAGGCCAACAACCCGCCGTACCTGCCGCCCGAG GCAGAAGATGGGAACATCGAGTACAAG CTAAAGCTAGTGAATCCCTCACAATATCGCTTTGAGCACCTGGTGACACAGATGAAATGGCGACTACAGGAAGGCCGAGGTGAGGCCGTCTATCAGATCGGCGTGGAGGACAACGGGCTGCTGGTGGGCCTCTCAGAGGAGGAGATGCGTGCCTCGCTCAAGACACTGCGCCGTATGGCAGAGAA GGTTGGGGCTGACATTACGGTGCTGCGGGAGAGGGAGGTTGATTACGACAGCGACGTTCCAAGGAAGATAACGGAGGTGCTTGTCCGAAAGGTGCCTGACAACCAGCAG TTCTTAGACCTGCGAGTAGCTGTGCTGGGGAATGTGGACTCGGGGAAGTCAACCCTGTTGGGTGTCCTAACACAAGGAGAGCTGGACAATGGGCGGGGCAGAGCACGCCTCAACCTCTTCCGGCATCTCCATGAAATCCAGTCAGGAAGAACCTCAAGCATCAGCTTTGAGATCCTCGGCTTCAACAGCAAAGGAGAG GTGGTAAATTACAGTGACTCCCGAACAGCAGAAGAGATCTGTGAGAGTTCTTCCAAAATGATCACTTTCATTGACCTGGCTGGCCACCACAAGTATCTGAAAACAACCATCTTCGGCCTCACCAGCTACTGCCCAGACTTTGCTATGCTGGTGGTTAGCGCCAACACTGGCATTG CAGGCACAACGCGAGAGCACTTGGGCTTGGCCATGGCCCTCAAGGTCCCCTTCTTCATTGTCGTCAGCAAAGTTGACTTGTGTTCGAAAGCCACCGTGGAACGGACAGTGAAGCAGCTGGAGCGAATCTTGAAGCAGCCAGGCTGCAACAAGCTCCCCCTGCTTGTGAACTCAGATGACGACGCTgttacagcagcacagcagtttGCACAGTCTCCCAA CATCACCCCGATCTTCACACTATCCAGTGTTTCTGGGGAGAACCTGGATCTCTTAAAAGTCTTCCTCAACATCCTCCCTCCACTGACCAACAGTAAAGAGCAGGAAGAACTGATGCAGCAACTCACAGAGTTTCAG GTTGATGAAATTTATACTGTGCCAGAGGTGGGGACTGTTGTGGGAGGAACTCTGTCGAG TGGGATCTGCCGAGAAGGGGAGAACCTGGTGGTTGGTCCCACTGACGACGGGAAGTTCCTCCGGCTGAAAGTGTGCAGTATCCAACGCAACCGCTCTGCCTGCCGTGTGCTGCGGGCTGGGCAGGCGGCCACACTGGCCCTCGGACCCTTCGACCGCTCCCTGCTGCGCAAG GGCATGGTCATGGTGAGCCCAGAAATGAACCCTACCATCTGCTCAGTGTTTGAAGCCGAGATCGTGCTGTTGTTCCATGCCACAACTTTCCGGAAAGGGTTTCAGGTGACGGTGCATGTGGGGAACGTGCGACAGACTGCTATCGTGGAGAAGATCCACGGAAAG gACAAGCTGCGGACAGGAGAGAAGGCAGTCGTCTGTTTCAGGTTCATCAAGCATCCTGAATACTTGAAGATCGGAGCTAAGCTGCTTTTCCGTGAAGGAGTCACCAAAGGCATTGGGCATGTCACTGACCTCCAAGCCATCACCACCAAAGAAAACGGCCTGGAGGAGTCCCTGGGGCCCGGACAGCTGAGCTTCTGA
- the GTPBP2 gene encoding GTP-binding protein 2 isoform X3 has protein sequence MSCGCLLAGLPGGLRKTGQLVFAPHCAGAHPEHIRKAEDGNIEYKLKLVNPSQYRFEHLVTQMKWRLQEGRGEAVYQIGVEDNGLLVGLSEEEMRASLKTLRRMAEKVGADITVLREREVDYDSDVPRKITEVLVRKVPDNQQFLDLRVAVLGNVDSGKSTLLGVLTQGELDNGRGRARLNLFRHLHEIQSGRTSSISFEILGFNSKGEVVNYSDSRTAEEICESSSKMITFIDLAGHHKYLKTTIFGLTSYCPDFAMLVVSANTGIAGTTREHLGLAMALKVPFFIVVSKVDLCSKATVERTVKQLERILKQPGCNKLPLLVNSDDDAVTAAQQFAQSPNITPIFTLSSVSGENLDLLKVFLNILPPLTNSKEQEELMQQLTEFQVDEIYTVPEVGTVVGGTLSSSGICREGENLVVGPTDDGKFLRLKVCSIQRNRSACRVLRAGQAATLALGPFDRSLLRKGMVMVSPEMNPTICSVFEAEIVLLFHATTFRKGFQVTVHVGNVRQTAIVEKIHGKDKLRTGEKAVVCFRFIKHPEYLKIGAKLLFREGVTKGIGHVTDLQAITTKENGLEESLGPGQLSF, from the exons ATGAGCTGCGGCTGCCTCCTTGCAGGGCTGCCCGGGGGGCTCCGGAAAACAGGTCAACTGGTTTTCGCCCCGCACTGTGCTGGGGCCCACCCAGAGCACATCCGCAAG GCAGAAGATGGGAACATCGAGTACAAG CTAAAGCTAGTGAATCCCTCACAATATCGCTTTGAGCACCTGGTGACACAGATGAAATGGCGACTACAGGAAGGCCGAGGTGAGGCCGTCTATCAGATCGGCGTGGAGGACAACGGGCTGCTGGTGGGCCTCTCAGAGGAGGAGATGCGTGCCTCGCTCAAGACACTGCGCCGTATGGCAGAGAA GGTTGGGGCTGACATTACGGTGCTGCGGGAGAGGGAGGTTGATTACGACAGCGACGTTCCAAGGAAGATAACGGAGGTGCTTGTCCGAAAGGTGCCTGACAACCAGCAG TTCTTAGACCTGCGAGTAGCTGTGCTGGGGAATGTGGACTCGGGGAAGTCAACCCTGTTGGGTGTCCTAACACAAGGAGAGCTGGACAATGGGCGGGGCAGAGCACGCCTCAACCTCTTCCGGCATCTCCATGAAATCCAGTCAGGAAGAACCTCAAGCATCAGCTTTGAGATCCTCGGCTTCAACAGCAAAGGAGAG GTGGTAAATTACAGTGACTCCCGAACAGCAGAAGAGATCTGTGAGAGTTCTTCCAAAATGATCACTTTCATTGACCTGGCTGGCCACCACAAGTATCTGAAAACAACCATCTTCGGCCTCACCAGCTACTGCCCAGACTTTGCTATGCTGGTGGTTAGCGCCAACACTGGCATTG CAGGCACAACGCGAGAGCACTTGGGCTTGGCCATGGCCCTCAAGGTCCCCTTCTTCATTGTCGTCAGCAAAGTTGACTTGTGTTCGAAAGCCACCGTGGAACGGACAGTGAAGCAGCTGGAGCGAATCTTGAAGCAGCCAGGCTGCAACAAGCTCCCCCTGCTTGTGAACTCAGATGACGACGCTgttacagcagcacagcagtttGCACAGTCTCCCAA CATCACCCCGATCTTCACACTATCCAGTGTTTCTGGGGAGAACCTGGATCTCTTAAAAGTCTTCCTCAACATCCTCCCTCCACTGACCAACAGTAAAGAGCAGGAAGAACTGATGCAGCAACTCACAGAGTTTCAG GTTGATGAAATTTATACTGTGCCAGAGGTGGGGACTGTTGTGGGAGGAACTCTGTCGAG CAGTGGGATCTGCCGAGAAGGGGAGAACCTGGTGGTTGGTCCCACTGACGACGGGAAGTTCCTCCGGCTGAAAGTGTGCAGTATCCAACGCAACCGCTCTGCCTGCCGTGTGCTGCGGGCTGGGCAGGCGGCCACACTGGCCCTCGGACCCTTCGACCGCTCCCTGCTGCGCAAG GGCATGGTCATGGTGAGCCCAGAAATGAACCCTACCATCTGCTCAGTGTTTGAAGCCGAGATCGTGCTGTTGTTCCATGCCACAACTTTCCGGAAAGGGTTTCAGGTGACGGTGCATGTGGGGAACGTGCGACAGACTGCTATCGTGGAGAAGATCCACGGAAAG gACAAGCTGCGGACAGGAGAGAAGGCAGTCGTCTGTTTCAGGTTCATCAAGCATCCTGAATACTTGAAGATCGGAGCTAAGCTGCTTTTCCGTGAAGGAGTCACCAAAGGCATTGGGCATGTCACTGACCTCCAAGCCATCACCACCAAAGAAAACGGCCTGGAGGAGTCCCTGGGGCCCGGACAGCTGAGCTTCTGA